GCTTTAATACTTTCAACTCTTCTTCAGTTGGAGGCTCAGTAAACTTTATCTCACTGTAGTTTACCTTAAACCCTGTATTTTCTATTACTTCCTCTAGAGAAGAAGTTGGATGAATGCTATCTAACCATAGCTGTCCATCTTTGAATTCAAATATACATAATGGGGTAACTATCTTATAAAGATTTCCTCTTGTAGTTACAAAATCAACCTTTTCCACAAAAGTTCTCTTATCGTGCTTTGTTCTCCAAATTACAGCTTTTTTAGCTGTTGGAATAAGTACTGCACTTCCAGCACCGCCTGGGAGTCTTACCTTGGGCTTATTATAATTTCCTACTACAGAGGCATTTACATTTCCATTTACATCAAATTGGATTCCGCTTAGAAAAGCTACATCTAACTGACCTCTCATGGATAAGTCAAAGATTTCAGCTAGAGGAAAAATCGCCTCGCCAGTACTCCATAAATCAAAACCTGCTGAAGAGTAGTGTGCGTCTTTAATAACTTTGGGATTTACCCCGCCAGGAATATTTAGATGTACTAGATTTGGAGCATGAAGGTTCTTGGCTAAACTCATAGCAACCATAGGCATATGTGAAGATACTCCATGAAACACCTTTTCTCCATCCTTTAACAGTCTCGCCAAAGCACAAGTCATTATATCGCTTACTCTAAGGTTGTTCTTATGTGCTGTGTTCATTTTAGTACCTCCTTCCTATAGTTTTTCTATCTTTAGCTTCGTAAACTTTTAAATATTCCTCTAAGCCTTTTTCATCTTTCATAGCTATAAATTTATTTAAAACCGACTTATCAATATCATATTTTTTAGGGCATGAGCACGGTGCAGCTCCATTTTGCACATGTACTACTGCTGATACTAGGAAATGTGGTATGTCAACAAACTCTGCATTCATAGCCATCTTGCTCTCTGGAACTATTTGCTCCGTTGTAACAATAAGCTTCTTAGAAGCCCTGCTTATTAAAACATCATCAAACTTAGGACCATAAATTCTACAGTTTCCTTTAGCATCACATTCTTGAACATGTATTACTCCCACATCCGGATTAAGAGCTTTTACAAGCGTTATAGGCTCTCCGCTAAATGGGTCTTCAACTACTTTAAAATAATCATTGTATGCTAAAAGGTCACCATACATAAGTCCCTTTACAGCCATAAATGGAACTCCATAAGCCGCTGCTCTTAATGCGCTTATAACCGTATAACAAGCATGTTCATTAGCCTTAACTACTCCAGACTGAACAGCCTTTCTATAGTGGTTAGCCAAACCATACTCTGTCTCATAGCTTATAAATCCAGCATCTACACTTTGCACGCAGCCTGCAGCACAAAGTATATCTACCTCGTGAGCTCCTGCAGTTTTAACTACCTTTAGCTCTTTTTTACCTTGTCTTATTAGTTCACGTGTATAAGCCATTGGTGCTCTATGAAGTACGTTTCCTCCAAAAGCTACCATATCTCCGTCTTTTACTATGCTGCCTGCTTCTTCTAATGTTATCACTTTATCTATCACTTATCTTCACCACCATTATTTCGCTGCATTGCAAGCTATATGAACCGCATCCCATACACCTGCAAAAGGAGGTGCATAGCTTAAATCAACCATTCCTAAGTCTTCTGTTGTCATGTTATTATGAATAGCAATTGCAAACATATCTATTCTCAAAACAGCACCTTTTTTTCCAATAGCCTGTGCCCCAAGAATTCTATGCGTTCTTTCTTCGTAAATAAGCTTAATCCATATTGGAGTTGGATCTGGATAGTAGGCAGGATGATCATTTGCCTTTACAAATACTGTTTTATAATCTAAGCTTAAAGCTTTAGCTTCATTTTCTGATAATCCTGTTCTTCCTAGTTCATAGTCTAAAACCTTAATAGCAGCACTTCCTAGGGTTCCAACATATTTATTGTGCTTGCCCATTATGTTTTCTCCAGCTATTCTTCCACATTTATTAGCCGTTGTACCAAGAGGTATAAAGGAGTTCTCTTCTTTAACCTTATGATAAACCTCTGCACAGTCCCCTGCAGAATATATATCCTGTATATTAGTTCTCATTTCCCTATCTATTATAACTGCACCATTTCTAGCTAAAGCTATTCCTGAGCCATTTAGAAAAGCTGTAGCTGGTCTTACCCCTATAGCTAGAACTACAAGATCTGCTTCATAAGTTCCTTTATCAGTTCTCACTGATGAAACGGCTTCATTTCCTAGTATTTCTTCTACCTTCTCACTTAAATTTAAGCTAATGCCTTCCTCAGCCATTCTCTTTTGAACCATATCTGTAAGTTCAGTGTCAAATGGTCCAAGAACTCTTGGTGCAAGCTCCACTATTCTCACACTTTTTCCTGTGTGACATAGAGTTTCAGCGACTTCTACACCTATATAGCCTCCACCAACTACCACAATGTTCTTTACGTGGGATTCTTCTACTGCCTTTTTAAGTATTAAACCATCTTCTAAGGTTTTTAAAACATAAACTCCCTTTAAATCCTTGCCTTTTAATGGTGGTACTACAGGAACTGTACCTGTAGATATCATAAGCTTATCATAGGAATCTATAAAAAGTTTTCCCTGTTCTAAATCTTTTACCATTACCTGCTTTTTTTCTGGTACTACTTTAACAATTTCATGTCTAAGATGAATTTTCATACCTGTCTTTTCAAACTCTTCTCTAGTTCTAGCTATCATCTTAGTGTAATCGTCATTGATACCAGCCACATAGTATGGAAGACCACAAGCTCCATAGGAAAGGAATGAGCCTTTTTCATAAACTACTATTTCTGTATCCTTATTTACTCTTTTTATCTTCGAAGCTGCAGACATGCCTGCTGCCACCCCTCCAATAATTATAACCTTCATAACTTCACCGCCTTGTACTATCTTGTTGCTGCTGCCAAATATCAAAATATAAATTTAACTTAACCGGGCAGGAATATATAAATATATAAATATATAAATATATAAATAATTAATCTATACTATTTATTTTTTCTTCTGCTTGTCTCAAGCATTCTTTTATAGTAATTTCATTGTTAAAAGTCTTAGAAATAGCTTCATAAAGCATTCCAAATTTATCTCCAGCTTTTAATAGCTGTGGTAATGGACGTGCATAGTGCTCAATAAGCTCAAGATGCATATCATACCAATTGTATTTGTTTCTGTCCATTAAATAGCTGGACTTTCTTACAGGGGATCCCGCATAGCCTCCAACTATTCTATCTACTTCTTTAGAAGTAATATATTTTAAAAACTCGTTAGCTTCTTCTTTCTTATTTGATAAATTATTTATAGCAAAGCTCCAGGTTACATTCCAGGAGGTTTTTAACGCCGCAAAACCAATGTCTTCTATATCTTCACAGCCATCTCCAAGAACAACTCCTAGCTGACCTCCCCAGGTTACAGCAAAAACGCTTTGCTTATTTTGAAAAGCCCTTTTGACTTCATCATTCCCAAAGCTTCCTGTATTATCAGGTGCAAAAGCCTTTAAACTTAAATACTTTTTAAGAGCCTTTTCACCCTTTTCATTATTAAACTCCGGGGTTAGTGTGGTTTCATTAATTACTTCTATTCCTTCATTTCTTAAATAAGGTATAAAATCTAAAAATATTTCGCTTGGATGCGCCTTAAGCACTATACCCTGCATTGTGTTATAACCATTGCAGGAAGCTGCCATATCTATAAGTTCATCTGTAGTCATAACTTTTTGAGGAAGCTTTCCCATCACTTTTTCCACTATAGACTTTCTATAAAGCACTACGTGTCCATCACAGAAGGATGGGTAAAGATACTGAGCTCCTTCAAGTTCTATTTCTTTTCTTATTACAGGCAGGATATCCTCGTAACCATATTCTGAAGTTTCATCTTTCTCTACAGCTGCAAGATACCCTTTGTTTATAAAATCTTTCATCCAAAGATGTCCTGCTACCATTACAATGTCATATTCCCTTTTTCCTTCAAAAGCTTCAATCATTGTACCATAGTATTCAGTAAAAGGAACTATATCAAAATCAACTTTAAAGTTTCCTTTAAAGTTAGATAATATATTATATCTTTCGTCCGTATAAGCATATACAGCTGGATCTCCAACAGCTAAAACCTTTAACACTTTGCTCATAACTATCTTCCTTTCCTAGAAGCTAGGCTCTTTATCTAAAATTCCAACTACAATAGCATCTACTGGCGCTTCCTTGCTTAGAGCATATTTTGTCATTTCTCCCTTAGTTATTAAAACAAGTTCACCTATGCCCGCCCCTATAACATCAGCAGCTATAAAGTAGTCCTTGTTACTACCATAAAAAGGTTCTATAACAAGAAGCTTTAACCCCTGAAGGCTATCATACTTTCTTGAGGATACTACTGTACTGACTACCTTTCCTACTACCACTATCTTACCTCCCTTTAGGAAATCAACACCTTAAATCAAAAAGCGCCCTGAATTTTTCCTTAATTAAATTTATAGAAAACCCCTGGGGGTTTTCTATAGCTTTTTTATTATTTATTTTTAACTATTTCTACTAGATCACCGTTGCTTATTAAAAATGCATTTGCTTCATCTACATCAATATGCATATCAAGTGCATAATCCTCTCTTACTCTTATAAGAACCTTATCAAATACTCCGCCTCTTGGCGTGTGTACCTTAACACTTACAACTTCACCATCTGAAACGTTATATTCAGCTGCATCTGCTGGAGTCATGTGTATATGCCGTTCAGCTACTATGCAGCCTTTGTCGATTGCTAAGCTTCCTTTAGGGCCAATTAGAACTATGCCTGGTGTATTATCAATATTACCACTGTCTCTTACTA
The genomic region above belongs to Clostridium swellfunianum and contains:
- a CDS encoding CoA-disulfide reductase yields the protein MKVIIIGGVAAGMSAASKIKRVNKDTEIVVYEKGSFLSYGACGLPYYVAGINDDYTKMIARTREEFEKTGMKIHLRHEIVKVVPEKKQVMVKDLEQGKLFIDSYDKLMISTGTVPVVPPLKGKDLKGVYVLKTLEDGLILKKAVEESHVKNIVVVGGGYIGVEVAETLCHTGKSVRIVELAPRVLGPFDTELTDMVQKRMAEEGISLNLSEKVEEILGNEAVSSVRTDKGTYEADLVVLAIGVRPATAFLNGSGIALARNGAVIIDREMRTNIQDIYSAGDCAEVYHKVKEENSFIPLGTTANKCGRIAGENIMGKHNKYVGTLGSAAIKVLDYELGRTGLSENEAKALSLDYKTVFVKANDHPAYYPDPTPIWIKLIYEERTHRILGAQAIGKKGAVLRIDMFAIAIHNNMTTEDLGMVDLSYAPPFAGVWDAVHIACNAAK
- a CDS encoding ABC transporter substrate-binding protein; this translates as MSKVLKVLAVGDPAVYAYTDERYNILSNFKGNFKVDFDIVPFTEYYGTMIEAFEGKREYDIVMVAGHLWMKDFINKGYLAAVEKDETSEYGYEDILPVIRKEIELEGAQYLYPSFCDGHVVLYRKSIVEKVMGKLPQKVMTTDELIDMAASCNGYNTMQGIVLKAHPSEIFLDFIPYLRNEGIEVINETTLTPEFNNEKGEKALKKYLSLKAFAPDNTGSFGNDEVKRAFQNKQSVFAVTWGGQLGVVLGDGCEDIEDIGFAALKTSWNVTWSFAINNLSNKKEEANEFLKYITSKEVDRIVGGYAGSPVRKSSYLMDRNKYNWYDMHLELIEHYARPLPQLLKAGDKFGMLYEAISKTFNNEITIKECLRQAEEKINSID
- a CDS encoding EutN/CcmL family microcompartment protein, which codes for MVVGKVVSTVVSSRKYDSLQGLKLLVIEPFYGSNKDYFIAADVIGAGIGELVLITKGEMTKYALSKEAPVDAIVVGILDKEPSF
- a CDS encoding CoA transferase subunit A, translated to MIDKVITLEEAGSIVKDGDMVAFGGNVLHRAPMAYTRELIRQGKKELKVVKTAGAHEVDILCAAGCVQSVDAGFISYETEYGLANHYRKAVQSGVVKANEHACYTVISALRAAAYGVPFMAVKGLMYGDLLAYNDYFKVVEDPFSGEPITLVKALNPDVGVIHVQECDAKGNCRIYGPKFDDVLISRASKKLIVTTEQIVPESKMAMNAEFVDIPHFLVSAVVHVQNGAAPCSCPKKYDIDKSVLNKFIAMKDEKGLEEYLKVYEAKDRKTIGRRY
- a CDS encoding CoA-transferase subunit beta, which encodes MNTAHKNNLRVSDIMTCALARLLKDGEKVFHGVSSHMPMVAMSLAKNLHAPNLVHLNIPGGVNPKVIKDAHYSSAGFDLWSTGEAIFPLAEIFDLSMRGQLDVAFLSGIQFDVNGNVNASVVGNYNKPKVRLPGGAGSAVLIPTAKKAVIWRTKHDKRTFVEKVDFVTTRGNLYKIVTPLCIFEFKDGQLWLDSIHPTSSLEEVIENTGFKVNYSEIKFTEPPTEEELKVLKRIDPHDYRSKEF